The genomic DNA CACGATCACAAAGTTTTCTAGCGTGCGGCAGTAGAATGCAGCCACGATGCCAACTTCATGGTGGAGTTCAGACATGGTGCGCATGCTCAGCTCAGTCACGGGGATCTGTGGTTGCAAGATGTGACTGATTTGATGTCGCTCTATGGTGTGGTCAAATTTCAAACTCACACGAAGTTTTGGCGATGAGGCACTAAGAATGTCCCACGCATCCGCAGACAGAGGTTTGTGGTACTTTTCCTCACGACGACAGGCCAGAGAGAGATACTCCAGGGGTGCGTGGCCCTCGTCCGCAAATGCCTTGAAGACGTCGTCGGATACGGATTTGTAGAAGGTGCTGAGCTCACGCAGCTTCTTGCACTTCTGGACGAGTTCGAGAAGTTTAGTGTCGGATATGTGGCATGTAAGGGAGACATTCTGTATGTTGAGGTGTTCCAGCGTGGGCTGGTTGTTTGCAAGTAATGACAGAAGGATGTCAGTGATTGAAACGGCCATTCTGCTCAGGTCTACCTTCCGTAGGTGACTGTGCACCTTGACATTGGGAGCAGGGGGCCCAAAGAGCAGGGCCAGACTGTTCAGAAACTCGCCTCCCTTGAAGAAGAGGGGATTGTCTGTGGTAAATTGGATGGATATCTCTTCTAGTCTCCTCTCCGTGCATTCCGCAAGTTGATCGATGACCTCACACGCATTTCTCCGATTGGCTTCCTCCGTTTGTTTGAGAATGACTGAAACGTTTCTCAGCTGCTGGCCATACAGCTCGATGCATTTCAGCTGAGAAGAGTCCTCCTCAGCCAAAAACTTGAAGTCAAATGTCCTCCACAAGATTGGTGTGTGGAAATTCTCGTACCAGGACTTGCATGTGAGTCCCGCTTGATAGCGATCCTTCAGACCCAGACAGGCAAATATTTTTACCACAATATGGTCTGGCAAGGACTGCCATAGATCTTCCACCACTAGTGGATCAGCCATGTTTGTCTTTCCTGCATACCAAGAGCAAATCAATGCATAAATTAttgaaacacatacatacattgtaatgtaaTTGCATTACAAATTACTGTAATTTGATTGGCAGTATTTGCGCAGACAAAGCCATAAAAATGGCAAGGGTGAATTGTCTTCACCATTCTTCACAATCGCAAGAGAACATTGCCAAATCATATATTTCTGGAGTTAACATCCTCAATATAATAACATGGTAACTTTGCATCCTATGTATGATAATTACAACATCTTCCCTGGTAAATCAAATGTAAATGCTGAATTGTAAATAACTGATTGACTCTGGTTGCAATTTATGAGCAGGTGAAAAATGTGGTATTACATTTAAactttgttcattttagaaTAATACAAAAGGAGAAAATCTTTTAAAGATAAGGACATTAACATAAAATTTAACACTTGATAGAGACACGCATTTACAACTTCATGAATCAGAATATTCTTGCAGCATGCATGACATATTTTTTCAAcctattccttttctttttttattgtgcaGCGTTAGGCACTTACACTTCACATGAAAAGCAATGGAGCTATGGTGTCACACTGCATTTAAATTCTATTATCCATAAAATAAAAGATTTCAATTTTCACCCGGCTGAATTTATACAATCACTCAAAAAGATTTGTGACAAGTCAACACATACGCCACTTTAAATAGTACTACACAACTCACCCTGAATATATTATTAATTAAAGTTCAAATATTAGGTACTGTATATTGTAAATATCAATGTgcgaaatgtttaaaaaatacACAAGAATTTACTAAATAAGCAATGAGCTGATTTGGATAACAAgaaatcttcttctctttgtCTAAACAACATTTCTGACTCATGATCGGTCTGATGCACGTACACATGATGGGCCAAGTTATGTATAATAAAGGCCCTCTCTACTAGTCATGCGGCATGGTGTACAGTGGTGCATCTAGATTAATACTTTTAACACACAAACTTTGTTTTCAACATAGCCATATGAACGGACCATGCAAACTTTGCAACCAAACTTTTTGGGCAGACATAATTCTTTGGCATTTTACACACATTGATAGACAGCCTTTGAGCACATGACACATGTACATGGAAATTCTGACAAGAGCTTTGATACTTTGTCTTTGTGTTGTTGGCATATTTATATTGATTCTAGAAAAAATTGGATGGCTTCAAAATTTGGCATAATtgcaaatagaaaacaaattaaTGTTATTTTCTGGAGCAAGTGGTCCAATTCCTCTACAGTTGCACTTCTCATAATCATACACAAGTCTAATGTTAAACTCTcgatatctttcttttttttttcaataacaaCGACAAAAAAGCACAGCACAGCATACTGCcattcatataattatgtaatgtatTACTATTACAAATTAACAATCTATTATCTAGTTCTGAATGTTCATTGAGATGCATCTTTGAATTTGATCTAGCAGAGTTGTAGACAGCTAACTGTTGTGTTAGATCTGTTCCTATTCCCTGGACCCTGGCCTTGCCTTGGCCTTACAACTTGTTCTAATTTCTACTATCACGCTTGATTACACTATTTCATCATACCACCACATTCACCTTGTCCTTGCAGATGGATATCAGCCATGACCTGTTTAGAGTGCTACTGACCATGCTGACCGTACTGTACCGATTTAGAATTTACTTACTCCTCGTATGACAGTTAACATATAATTAATTCTACTAGCCTAGATCTAGTAAATACAATTCACAGCTCTACAATGATAAACACTCACTACTCACCCGGTATACCGCCCGGTTCTGCATGCGTGGTGCGGTAAACTTTTTTACAGCTCCATAAAAACTATAATCATGAAGATGACATGAACGGCGATCGTTCACTCGTATTAAGCTCGTAAAGTGTACATGCATAGCGAATCCGGAAGTGAATAAAATATGACCCTGCCTTGATATCAATATACATTGGAATGCAAATTCATTCACTCGCAACACACAATGCCTGCCTTTTCAGCATTCAGTGATGACGCCGACATCTGTACCTTGACCGGTTTCTCACACCTTACATGGGCATCGAAGGGGCCTTTTAACCATACGACATCAGTTGCTATTTTTGGAAGCGGATCAGCTGATCAATACGATTCAGCCAGCGATGCGAGGATCTTGAAGTGATGTTGATAACAGTCCCTAAAAGGAGACGAGTGATGGCGCTATCACTATTCATCCATTTTTatgagaagttttttttttttttcctttatatattttattgatttgacAGAGACAATCCAGGGACCAGGCTGCAGTTGACTGTGGATCTTGATTCTGAGAATTGACGAGAATCCTCAAACTATAACTggagcagtggcgtatctagggggggggcaaggggggcacgtgccccgggcgccactccttgggggcgcaaaaaaaacgaaaaaaacgaagagaaaaaaaagaagaaagaaaaaagaagaagaagaagaaggagaaggaaaaaaaaaaaaaaaaaaactcgcccggacccgggggggggggggggggggagggggggaggcgcagaaaaccaaatcaaacaagataaaaacaaaacatgatgatgacgcggacaaataacaatgtttattgtgttcacacaagaattaacaaaaaagaaagatgagaacaaaacgtgatgatgacgcagaaatatacaaatttcggatCATCACTCGCgcatactaatttagagtatttttcaagtcTTCAGTTTGTTAGTAtgaatcgttatctataaggccgccactatatcttgattagaattgtaagatttaataagcaaaaaagacaagaattccatgttttgtaagctataatgcaaaaattttcgactcgctcgctgcgctcgctcgccaaaaattaaccaaaaaaaaaaaaaagaaagaagataagaacgaaacgtgatgatgacacagaaatatacaaatttcggctcatcACTCGCGCATACtcatttagagtatttttcaagtcctcagtttgttggtatgaaTCGCTATCTATAatgccgtcactatatcttgattagaactgtaagatttaataagccaaaaaagacaagaatttcatgttttgtaagctgaaatacaaaaattttcggcccgctcgccaaaatttatcaaaaaaaaagataagaacgaaacgtgatgatgacgcagaaatacatcgtatacaaatttcggctcactcgcgcatatagagtattttttcaagtcctttagtttgttggtataaatcgttatctctAAAGCCgtcactattatcttgattagaattgtaagatttaataagcaaaaacgacaagaattccatgttttgtaagctgaaatacaagttttcggctcgctcgctgcgctcgctcgccaaaatttatcaaaaaaagaaagaaagataagaacaaaacgtgatgatgacgcagaaatatacaaatttcggctcactcgcgcatGTGATtatactaatttagagtattttttcaagtccttagtttgttggtataaatcgttatctataaggccatCACTATATCTAGATTAAAATTTTAAGatttaataagaaaaaaatgacatgaattccatgttttgtaagctgaaatacaaaaattttcggctcgctcgctacgctcgctcgccaaaatttatcaaaatttttttcatttaaatcacctcaaaagacccctcttaggtgcttgaaaaagcatatcatgtggacctggatggggttggggttgaacacttttttagaaattaggggcgcaattttcccgcttgccccgggcgccgttttccctagatacgccactgaacTGGAGAACCACTGTGCAGCAGATTCATAAAGGAAATGAAGGTCAATCCTTAGAAAATGCAATGTCTGTTGATTCACGTGAATTCGCCATGGAGTTATCCATGATAACTCCATGATATCAGCTACCGGTACCACCAACAcaggggccggggggggggggggggggcttggagCTGTACATCATCTTCCACCCCACCCTGGcctaccccctcccacacctgcacacctgcacacacacacacacacgcacacacacacacacacacacacacacacacacacacacacatttgggTTTCTGGAAAAGCgaaaaagcaaacaagaaaGGGGGAGGTGGCAATAAGAgtgtttcagttcagttcagtttcaatAGTTTCaagaggaaggagagctacggcatctacatctacaaggttctgaAGCAAGTGTTACCCTGACAACTtcaccacccctcccccacacacactcacacagtaaaacaaaaccaacaaatgcTTCTGATAAAGCGATGGATGACTTGGTGATAGTCCCCGTCAGCTAGCAGTCTGGGCATTTTATGCCAAGACTTCGAAGCACAATCTGTAAAGgtaaacaaacgaacaaacaagcaaacaaacaatcaaaaacagacaaacaaacaaagacaaaattcaaattcataagaTCACTGAAGGTCGGAATATACACAGCACCTATCCATCCCTTCTTTGATATAGGGCCTAGATTGTATCTGATTGTATCATATGCAAAGGCCCTTGCCAATATGGTGATTCTCGTGTGTGTGAAgaatggttccatgacatttgctccaacAATTGCTCCGATGAAAtatttgcacgttgagccaaGCATAAATTCCACCCACAGATATTCCTAACCCTATAAACCCTAATCCTATTATAATCCTCACATCGTACACCATACCACCCTATCAAAACCCTGTAGAAAATAaaaccggagcaattgtcgcaggaacaAAATGTCGTGTCACAATGAAGAGTATTGGTTTCAAAACTTTGTCAAATAATTTTCCTAACTCCTTGTTGTCGTTTTGTATACCTCTGGACAGGAAGAAACCAATGGGAAAGTGCTGTATACCAATTATTGAGTCGTTTAAAGAGAAAATCTTCCCAAATACAAGCCACAGAAtgatggggagggggtgaggaTCGCCGTTTGGGGCTGcagcccccttccccccccccccccacacacacacacacactttttttttttttttttttttgagggaggTCTCAAAACAACTTGGGGAAAACTTGGGTTGgaaatcgagaaaaaaaaattggggaaaaaatcagAGAAAACAATCACAACACCCGTATTTTAGAACTTCACATCCTATTACTATTCCATCTGGCAcacacatgtttgtttgtttgtttgtttgtttgtttgtttgtttttttttttttgggggggtggggatCCCATTAACCTTTGTCCTcccacaaattaaaaaaaaaatgttccgtGGCCCCTGAGTAATGTTCATGCCGCCattgctagatgagaagactacacatatgtaaagggactgtacagtactggttgaggtggggattcaggtttataacattcctaagtgatgtaatgagaaacctcttatgaaataatatgaaagagcatgtaattttaagaaggattcaacgcttatttgatgaaaattagttttcaaatggctgagatatccaaaaaagtgataataataaaaggcgacaggccacgccttttattgtttcaccttgtttttggatttttcggccatttcaaaaccgattttcatcaaataaacttttgataccccttagaattgcatgctctttgacgtctcatagagtggtttctgaatacctcgcaaaacgttaaaagctaaatcctcacctcgaccagaactgtacagtccctttaagttcgTGACATCGCTGCATGGAGAACAACGATATGTACGTAGGAAACATAACAAGAAATCAGCGtgatattttctcctttttgcaTAATGTAGATAAGAAAGAGCAATTGACTCATTatatacctctttcagaaagcaggggaatcaTAATCTATTGTGATACACTATaaattacccttaacatacataacataattatgtcagcAACAATTAGAAGGAATGTGtccttttcattaaaaaaaagatgaattttgtgaagttctctttatgttttcttcatgGCAATTTTCTGCATGCAGTGACGATACGACTACTGGTGGCACCAATAGCTAAAGAACtcctaacttttgaacggattgtctgattttcctcaaacttggaTGTGTTCTACTCTAgctatattgctgcattcactcacatGCATATTTAGGAAAACTTCCACTCTATTAGCCCTAATCAGgccaggcttttttttttttttttttttttttttttttttttttttttttttttttttttgctaaaaccGGAGGGGGCAGagtccgccccccccccccccagatctcggccatcagTGGTGCGATCGCGACGAAATTTGTCGTGCGCGACACCCACATCCTATAAATTATCAATTTGATTAATTAATCATGCAAATCTAGCCCAAGATCTTATTTTACTCTAATCAAAAGCTTTGGGAATTTACTTTTTGgtttatttatctgttttaaCATAATCAATAATTGTACATTataaaaacttccaaaagtcatttcaattcttCAATGTATTTTATTATTTACAAGGGAGAGGCTATATAACTAGtacaggggggggggcatttatGGGACAGCACCAAAGAGGTTCAGAACCtctttgaatgaatgaatgaatgaatgaatgaatgaatgaatgaatgaatgaatgaatgatttatTACCAAATTTAAGTTCAAGTTTACAATCACAGATAATTTATACAATCATTGACAatacgataataataatacaattaacAGGAATACAAGACATGAGAGTATAGAATCAAACTTATcaacaatatgaatatgaaagtacaaacatatttacaaatttgGTAAAAGGGTCCAACAAATAGCAACGCTAGTGGACGTTGGCCCTTGAATACAGAAGAAGAATATACATTcaacaagaaaattatttacatcATAATCAAGTGTATTTACACTATGTATAagattaacattttgaaattgataagtGTACTTACATTACTTATATTACTAGAATTGAAGTTTTTGCTTTGTggattacaaaataaacaagttTATTCCAATTATGTGTATTCTTCCAATAAATTCTTCTTGAAGACTTCAATTCTTCTTGAAGACCCAGAGATTAAGCACCCAGTGCacgtagtagtcttggcgcagactcctttacggaCTAAAAAGGGTACCCGGTTTGTGCATTATACGTGTGTGCCTAGCCTGCTGCAACAAACGAAAACTGCGCTCGCGCAACGCGCGAACGACTATACAGGGTCTTGCATACACATAACATGCATAGCGCTAACATGCAGTGCATGAGCTTGAAACGTCTTGCGTCGTTCACCGATTGCGTACAATATCCGCTATAAAATGTGACTGTCGTAAttgtacgtacggacgtacgtacgtacgtgcaTGCACTGTataattattgtacatgtacgtacgtgATGATACCGTGTCTTTGACAAGTGTGTGTGGAAGCGCAAGCGAGAATGTTCGGTGGAGAAACGACGCGTCACGTTAAGTTATTGTATCCTTCATGATATCTACGGCTATCCTAGCTGTTcgtgtttctgtgtttttcccGTTATGAGCGACATGTTCTTTCTGTATTTAGGCTGACTGCAAGTTACAACACTTTCAAACCAAGTGAGCTGAACCTGAAGGAAGACACCACTCAGGCCAGGAACAACAATACGTGTACGGTATCTATATAGGCCCTATTTAAATGTTAGAACTTCTGTCCACTTGACCTCAGTTGACGCTGCACTGCACCTGCTGCACTGCTCTTGCACTGTGTCGCTTCCAAGTTCcaatttatttttgttacatATGGTACAATGGTAGAGACGTAGAGTCAAGTAAAACTGTGTTGAATAGATAATAGTAGGGTTAGTGGTAATCATGGCATGGTAGGTGTCCAACACATCGTCATCGACACTGtacattgaaagtttgaaaccGACACCCTCTTAATCAGTTAATTAATGCTCTATTTAAGGCATTGCACGTAAAGAACGAACTTTCATGCATGATGAGACTACGCGCAGTAAATTTAGGCCTACCACTACCAGTGGTTTTGCATTTTTCACTTGACTTGGGATTTGGTGATGTCCAATTAACGTTActactaactatacacagcccagtcgctgtacatggtacgtcgcgacagggctgtacgcgcgtgaccaccaaccactaggagagcgacgtaatcgtattacgatagctttgaattttgatacttaacatcattttcgtcacctcaaactcaacgagtatacttttcaatatttactctacatctgatgctatcagtattcaaatgtacgcaatgaaacttaccgaaattgatcatcatatccagcatgtccacacggtacacaatctttcacgccaggcctaactacatacacacagcccagtcgctgtacatggtacgtcgcgacgtac from Diadema setosum chromosome 9, eeDiaSeto1, whole genome shotgun sequence includes the following:
- the LOC140233458 gene encoding F-box/LRR-repeat protein 8-like — protein: MADPLVVEDLWQSLPDHIVVKIFACLGLKDRYQAGLTCKSWYENFHTPILWRTFDFKFLAEEDSSQLKCIELYGQQLRNVSVILKQTEEANRRNACEVIDQLAECTERRLEEISIQFTTDNPLFFKGGEFLNSLALLFGPPAPNVKVHSHLRKVDLSRMAVSITDILLSLLANNQPTLEHLNIQNVSLTCHISDTKLLELVQKCKKLRELSTFYKSVSDDVFKAFADEGHAPLEYLSLACRREEKYHKPLSADAWDILSASSPKLRVSLKFDHTIERHQISHILQPQIPVTELSMRTMSELHHEVGIVAAFYCRTLENFVIVTKGSDLLKRQLINLVSQAPRLKVLHCYCGLDEDTIAQVKALCPSLVDYTLKTADDFHEMQRVFIGRAARNTVMSGR